A single region of the Azospirillum brasilense genome encodes:
- a CDS encoding ABC transporter ATP-binding protein — translation MVDVNKPSSGTLNREAFSKAKATGATIEFQSVRKVYGSITALHDFSLTIHPGEFLTILGSSGSGKTTALNALAGFSGADSGDILIDGKSVIDEPPERRNLGMVFQNYSLFPHMTVFDNIAFPLRMRRAPRSEINERVERVLEIVRLGALAKRMPRDLSGGQQQRVAFARAIVFEPPVLLMDEPLGALDLKLREALQFEIKEIQHQLGCTVVYVTHDQREALAMSSRIVVLRDGRIEQVGTPSEMYDAPKSRFVADFIGQTNLLAADLSTAGSVSISELGAVYRDADSQARQGAWYASVRPEKLQRRPAEGADIAVGVTVQEAVFLGDVIEYSARTAHGALIHFREQRRDRDRIPERGETISLVLRPSDVVLVPDLAKTGR, via the coding sequence ATGGTGGATGTCAATAAACCCTCCAGCGGCACCTTGAACAGGGAAGCTTTTTCGAAAGCGAAGGCGACCGGTGCGACGATCGAGTTCCAATCCGTCCGCAAGGTATATGGATCGATAACAGCACTGCACGATTTTTCTCTGACCATTCATCCCGGCGAGTTCCTGACGATCCTCGGGTCGAGCGGATCGGGCAAAACGACGGCTCTGAATGCACTTGCGGGTTTCTCCGGGGCGGACTCGGGCGACATCCTCATCGACGGCAAGTCGGTGATCGACGAGCCGCCGGAGCGCCGGAATCTGGGGATGGTGTTCCAGAACTATTCCCTGTTCCCGCACATGACGGTGTTCGACAACATCGCCTTCCCGCTGCGGATGCGCCGCGCCCCGCGTAGTGAGATCAACGAACGGGTGGAGCGGGTCCTGGAGATCGTCCGGCTCGGCGCGCTCGCCAAGCGGATGCCCCGCGATCTCTCCGGTGGACAGCAGCAGCGAGTGGCTTTCGCCCGCGCCATCGTGTTCGAGCCGCCCGTCCTGTTGATGGACGAGCCGCTCGGCGCGCTCGATCTCAAGCTGCGCGAAGCGCTGCAGTTCGAGATCAAGGAAATCCAGCATCAGCTCGGCTGCACCGTGGTCTATGTAACTCACGATCAGCGCGAGGCGCTCGCCATGTCGTCGCGCATCGTCGTTCTGCGCGACGGCCGGATCGAGCAGGTCGGCACCCCGTCCGAAATGTACGACGCGCCGAAAAGCCGCTTCGTCGCCGATTTCATCGGCCAGACCAACCTGCTGGCCGCCGATCTGTCGACGGCCGGATCGGTGTCCATTTCCGAACTGGGCGCCGTTTACCGGGATGCGGACTCCCAGGCCCGCCAAGGGGCTTGGTACGCCAGCGTTCGTCCCGAAAAGCTTCAGCGCCGCCCGGCCGAAGGGGCGGACATTGCCGTGGGCGTGACCGTTCAAGAAGCGGTGTTCCTCGGCGACGTGATCGAGTACAGCGCCCGCACCGCCCATGGTGCGCTCATCCACTTCCGGGAACAGAGACGCGACAGGGATCGGATCCCGGAACGCGGCGAGACGATCAGTCTCGTCCTGCGACCCTCCGACGTCGTCCTCGTTCCGGATCTCGCCAAGACCGGTCGCTAA